Proteins co-encoded in one Triplophysa dalaica isolate WHDGS20190420 chromosome 16, ASM1584641v1, whole genome shotgun sequence genomic window:
- the il21 gene encoding interleukin-21 has protein sequence MKFVCVLLAVTCLVVAAAEESATILTIRKAMKELKKLEKEYSRGTVTDIMINSPTVNDMKDCCIASALKCFASKVIYLPVNNKMAQKVIHRDLLKTKTILNKVSSCSNETEKAQCKPCNMYPMVEGVTYLENFQTLLQKIFVRLQ, from the exons atgaagtttgtgtgtgttctgttggCAGTGACGTGCTTGGTTGTAGCGGCGGCCGAGGAGTCTGCAACCATCCTCACCATCAGAAAAGCTATGAAAGAACTCAAGAAGTTGGAGAAGGAATATAGCAGAGGAACG GTCACTGACATAATGATCAACTCGCCCACCGTCAATGACATGAAG GATTGTTGCATTGCATCGGCTCTCAAATGCTTCgcatccaaagtgatttacctTCCCGTCAATAACAAAATGGCACAGAAAGTGATTCACAGAGACCTTCTCAAAACCAAAACTATT CTCAATAAAGTGTCCAGCTGCAGCAACGAGACAGAG aaagCCCAGTGCAAACCCTGTAACATGTACCCGATGGTTGAAGGAGTCACCTATTTAGAGAACTTTCAAACTCTTCTGCAAAAG ATCTTCGTCAGACTGCAATAG